The genomic window GTCAGGTAGGTCTTAGTGGCaggaaggcagacctatcacaaGGAGGACAGAGGTCACAAGAGACGGGTGGTAACTAGTTGACATACATGAGTGTGGCGGCTCACTCATTGAAACTCAGCCCTTGTCTTGTGTCTCTGGCCAGGTGGTATGGCGGTACCTCCTGAATGTGTACCCGGATGGGCTGACTGGCCGTGAGCGGATGGACTACATGAAACGGAAGAGCCGCGAGTACGAGCAGCTCAAAAGCGAATGGGCCCAGCGAGTGAACCCTGAGGACCTGGAATTCATCCGCAGCACGGTCCTCAAGGATGTGCTGCGCACAGACCGAGCCCATCCCTACTACGCAGGGCCTGAGGATGGCCCACACCTACGGGCCCTCCATGACTTGCTCACCACCTATGCCGTTACCCATCCACAGGTATCATACTGCCAGGGTATGAGTGACCTGGCCTCACCAATTCTTGCTGTCATGGACCATGAAGGCCATGCCTTTGTATGCTTCTGTGGCATCATGAAACGCCTAGCTGCCAACTTCCACCCTGATGGCCGTGCCATGGCTACCAAGTTTGCCCACCTCAAGCTGCTGTTGAGACATGCTGACCCAGACTTCTACCAGTACCtgcaagaagcaggagctgacgacCTCTTCTTCTGCTACCGCTGGCTGCTGCTGGAGCTCAAGCGTGAATTCGCCTTTGATGATGCTCTCCGAATGCTAGAAGTCACCTGGAGTTCCCTGCCCCCTGACCCTCCTGAACATGAAGTGGAGCTCGTTGGACCTCCCAGCCAAGCAGCAGACACTGGCTTTGGCAGCCACAGGGGCCGGCCCGTCCGTCAGAGGCACATGCTGAGGCCTACTGGTGGAGGAAGCAATGCTTTTGAAGACACTGTTGTCCACTTAGCTACATCTAGCCAGGGACCTAGTGGTGGGGGACGTCTCCTAAGACAAGCCAGCCTGGATGGTCTCCAACACCTCAGGGATAACATGGGCCCCAGGAAGGACCTTCTGGTCCAACTGTCCCACCCAGCTACCCTCATGAGCTCTAAGTCCCTCTCCGAGCCCTTGCTGAattccccagatccactcctttcctcctcttctcggCCCGATTCCCCATCTTCCTCATCTCCTCCATCTACCCAGGAGGCTTCTCCTTCTGGTGATGTAGCCGTAGGATCACCCTTGATGCAAGATGTAGGTTCTCCCAGAGaccctgggaagtccgtacctcCTCCACCTCCAATGGGCCTTCCTCCACCCCAGGAGTTTGGCCGCGGGAACCCATTCATGCTCTTCCTCTGCCTGGCTATCCTGCTGGAGCACCGTGACCACATCATGCGCAACGGGCTGGATTACAATGAGCTAGCCATGCATTTTGACCGCCTGGTTCGTAAACACCATCTAGGGCGTGTCTTGCGCAGGGCCAAGGCACTCTTTGCTGATTATCTACAGTCTGAAGTGTGGGACTCTGAGGAGGGGGCTGAGGCCACAGCTCCATCTTGATTATCCTTCCCTCCAGCCTTCCGACCCCAATGGTACTCCATTCTTTGCCATGAGGGTCTGTACGTGAGACCTAATTCCCTGCCTGCCATCCCCAGACATGTTGGAACCTGGGGCCCTCTCTCCCCAGGTTTGAGTATGTGTGGCTCAGCGTTGGCACTGCCCCACAGAGGCCACAGcctctttctggttttgttgtttctaaaCTATACTTTCCATACACAAAAGTCACTGTGGTATGTGTATTTCTCTATTTCTTGGATGTTATAAAAGTTACTGGGGGCTCTTTAGTTGATAAACTGAAATAATTCAGTTGATATAGGGTGGCTCCTGCTTTCTGTGCCACAAGGGGAGTACTTGTTGAAAACCAGCTATTGATGAGCCCAGCCCAAGGACGGCTCTAGCTTTCCTGTGCTTTGGAACCAGCTTGTGGGACTATGACATGCCATGTTTAGAGCCTTCCATACTGCCTTAACCATTTCAGCATATTTGCCTGTTCCACATTACTAATATGGCTAACAAATATCAAGCAGAGAAAACTTGGGCCCTAAAAGAGTTTGCCTAAGTATTTGCAAGATAATGATACAAACCAAGTCCTTGGGGCAGGATGAAGGCTCAGGGGTTTAAACCATGCATTACAGCCTGGTACTAGAgatggtggcagcagtggtggtgcacacctttgttccctgtactcagaaggcagaagcaggcagatctctgagttcaaggccagcctggtctacagagcaagttctaggacagacaggactacacagagaaactctgtcttgacaaacaaaaaaaacaaggataCTAATTatgagtggttaagagtactgactggccggcggtggtggcatacccctttaatctcagcacttgggaggcagaggcaggcggatttctgagttcgaggccagcctggactacagagtgagttccaggacagccagggctatacagagaaaccctgtctcaggaaaaaaaaaaagaatactgactgctcttccagaggacccaggttcaattcccagcacccacatggcagctcacaactctctgttactctgagatccagtgccctcacacagacatgcagctgaaacacaatgcacataaaataataaaatactcatTTCTCTTGCATAGGACCTgcactcagttcccagcacccacatggtggctcacaaccatccataactccagtctATGACCACCAAGCATTTACATGGTCTAAATCTAAAgctaagcaaacaaaaaaccaaggtcCTTGACCAGACTGCAgtgatatacacatacattctcaACTACTTGGGAGAATAAAgaaggagaatcacaagtttaagtctagcctgggctacagagtgaaaaaTGTCTCAAAAGCAACCCTTCTTTCCCAACCAGAATGTGGAGCTCTCTCACAAGGAAACTGTCCTGTACTAAGAATATGGGTGGTGGAGGAGTTAACTGGGATCCCCAAGGAATGACCTGTTGTGCCAGGTCTGACCAGAAGGCTTGCTGCCAGAGATGAAGGAGCATCAGGGAAAGATCATCTTACCTGCCCTTCGCCCCCAGATTAACATGTAAAGCCGAGGATGGCCCTTACAAGCTTCTTACCCCCTAGTATTGCCAGAGGGTTAGTCACTTGAAAAGCAGGACCAAACTATCTTATTTAAGTGTCCAGCATATTCAGATACTATGGGTCTGCCAAGTGTACAGTATGAATAAGGGCTGGGAGCCCATGGAAGCTATCCATCCATAATACAAGGGTCTAAGGGCTTTCGGGGGACCTTATAGTAACTAACTGACACTCTATAGGGCATGTTCTACTATTAATGAATTCTGGTTTAATTATTTTAAACGTTTgagttttgagatagagtctctatgtagctctggctggtctagAAGTTGCTGTGcagctaggctggcctccaactcagagatcttcctgcctctgcctcctgagtgctaggattaaaagtatgtgccaccatgatTGACTTTAATGTCAATTTTTACatctatgggtgttttgcctacataccTGTCTATGTACCACTTGTATGCCTGTTGCTTATAGAGGCCAGAAAATGGttccagatcccctggaactggagtcacagatggttgtgagctcccatttgggtgctgggaaccaaactcaggtcctttggaagaacagccaagtattcttttttgtagttgttttgttttttgagatggggtttgggaggcagaggcagggggatttctgagttcaaggccagcctggtctatagagtgagttccaggacagccagggctacacagagaaaccctgtctcggaaaaaaaaatcccccctccccctccctgcaaaagagagaaagagatggggtttccctgtgtagccctggctttcctggaactcactctgtagaccaggctgccctcaaactcacagagatccatctgcctcctgagtgctggaagtaGAAGTGTGTGCCACCCCTGCCGGCAGCCcggcagccagtactcttaaaaCAAGCCATTTGGTATTTAAAGGGCCATACAACAAGACAATTCTGTCCATGGCAGCTTGGAATTGGTTTTTGAGAGCCAATGAATCCATTCTTTGAATAGGCTTGAGTTCTGAAAGGCTCTGAAGGATACCTTGACCTTCTGGTCCATTCCAACATGGCAAATGATATAAGTTGCTGAAATCACTAGAGAAAGTACAGAGGAAAACACAGGTCTCAGAGCTGACGAGAGGGCTTAGTTAGGGACAGTTGCCTCCAAGCCTGATAA from Apodemus sylvaticus chromosome X, mApoSyl1.1, whole genome shotgun sequence includes these protein-coding regions:
- the Tbc1d25 gene encoding TBC1 domain family member 25 isoform X3, with the translated sequence MNLEVHCQNNRTTDQDRRDLDRPLYIGSKGDDSGGMATTSAASDSACSAAPSPVGGAQAAAAVEEEEREVVRVRVKKCESFLSPEFRSFAVDPQITSLDVLQHILIRAFDLNGKKNFGISYLARDRLGQEAFLSLLSDWDLSTAFATASKPYLQLRVDIRPSEDSPLLEDWDIISPKDVIGSDVLLTEKRSSLTTAALPFTQSILSQVGRTLSKVQQVLSWSYGEDVKPFKPPLSDAEFHTYLNHEGQLSRPEELRLRIYHGGVEPSLRKVVWRYLLNVYPDGLTGRERMDYMKRKSREYEQLKSEWAQRVNPEDLEFIRSTVLKDVLRTDRAHPYYAGPEDGPHLRALHDLLTTYAVTHPQVSYCQGMSDLASPILAVMDHEGHAFVCFCGIMKRLAANFHPDGRAMATKFAHLKLLLRHADPDFYQYLQEAGADDLFFCYRWLLLELKREFAFDDALRMLEVTWSSLPPDPPEHEVELVGPPSQAADTGFGSHRGRPVRQRHMLRPTGGGSNAFEDTVVHLATSSQGPSGGGRLLRQASLDGLQHLRDNMGPRKDLLVQLSHPATLMSSKSLSEPLLNSPDPLLSSSSRPDSPSSSSPPSTQEASPSGDVAVGSPLMQDVGSPRDPGKSVPPPPPMGLPPPQEFGRGNPFMLFLCLAILLEHRDHIMRNGLDYNELAMHFDRLVRKHHLGRVLRRAKALFADYLQSEVWDSEEGAEATAPS
- the Tbc1d25 gene encoding TBC1 domain family member 25 isoform X1 encodes the protein MATTSAASDSACSAAPSPVGGAQAAAAVEEEEREVVRVRVKKCESFLSPEFRSFAVDPQITSLDVLQHILIRAFDLNGKKNFGISYLARDRLGQEAFLSLLSDWDLSTAFATASKPYLQLRVDIRPSEDSPLLEDWDIISPKDVIGSDVLLTEKRSSLTTAALPFTQSILSQVGRTLSKVQQVLSWSYGEDVKPFKPPLSDAEFHTYLNHEGQLSRPEELRLRIYHGGVEPSLRKVVWRYLLNVYPDGLTGRERMDYMKRKSREYEQLKSEWAQRVNPEDLEFIRSTVLKDVLRTDRAHPYYAGPEDGPHLRALHDLLTTYAVTHPQVSYCQGMSDLASPILAVMDHEGHAFVCFCGIMKRLAANFHPDGRAMATKFAHLKLLLRHADPDFYQYLQEAGADDLFFCYRWLLLELKREFAFDDALRMLEVTWSSLPPDPPEHEVELVGPPSQAADTGFGSHRGRPVRQRHMLRPTGGGSNAFEDTVVHLATSSQGPSGGGRLLRQASLDGLQHLRDNMGPRKDLLVQLSHPATLMSSKSLSEPLLNSPDPLLSSSSRPDSPSSSSPPSTQEASPSGDVAVGSPLMQDVGSPRDPGKSVPPPPPMGLPPPQEFGRGNPFMLFLCLAILLEHRDHIMRNGLDYNELAMHFDRLVRKHHLGRVLRRAKALFADYLQSEVWDSEEGAEATAPS
- the Tbc1d25 gene encoding TBC1 domain family member 25 isoform X2, which produces MGPLLEDWDIISPKDVIGSDVLLTEKRSSLTTAALPFTQSILSQVGRTLSKVQQVLSWSYGEDVKPFKPPLSDAEFHTYLNHEGQLSRPEELRLRIYHGGVEPSLRKVVWRYLLNVYPDGLTGRERMDYMKRKSREYEQLKSEWAQRVNPEDLEFIRSTVLKDVLRTDRAHPYYAGPEDGPHLRALHDLLTTYAVTHPQVSYCQGMSDLASPILAVMDHEGHAFVCFCGIMKRLAANFHPDGRAMATKFAHLKLLLRHADPDFYQYLQEAGADDLFFCYRWLLLELKREFAFDDALRMLEVTWSSLPPDPPEHEVELVGPPSQAADTGFGSHRGRPVRQRHMLRPTGGGSNAFEDTVVHLATSSQGPSGGGRLLRQASLDGLQHLRDNMGPRKDLLVQLSHPATLMSSKSLSEPLLNSPDPLLSSSSRPDSPSSSSPPSTQEASPSGDVAVGSPLMQDVGSPRDPGKSVPPPPPMGLPPPQEFGRGNPFMLFLCLAILLEHRDHIMRNGLDYNELAMHFDRLVRKHHLGRVLRRAKALFADYLQSEVWDSEEGAEATAPS